AGAATACTAGTACCTAGCAGAGCGCAGTCGCTTTCAAGCGCTGATGGTACCCGAGTAATAGTGGAAGGCTATATCTTCGAAATGAAGAGAAATGAGCTAACCCTCTCCAGTAAACAGAGAAAGTGGGAGAAAACGGCTTTCATAAAATACTGCATGATCTGCGGAAGAGTTCTAACCACCGACGGTAAATGTCTCGGTAACCATCCACAACTACTCAAAGAGCCAGTGAACGTGACCAACAAAGAAGATGAAATAAAAGAAGTAGCTGCGGATAAGGAGCAGAACCGTGAAGCAAAGAGTGAAAACCGGCAGTCCGAATCCTTGCTAGACAGAGCAATAACAGCTCTTTGGCTTGCCATCAGAGAGGCAAAAGACGAAGAGGTAGCCAAAACACTAGAAAAAATCCCATACGAAGTAGTCATACAATACTGCCGTAACTGGAGAAACATGAAGTACGGAGAACTATTCATCAAACATGGACTCCTAAAGATAGCTGACGGAAAACCGAGAATAACAGCCGCAGGAAAAATTCTGCTAAAAACTTTCAAGGAGGTGACAGCCAATGAGCGACAACCTATCACCCCATAATTATGGTGATAAACAGCATCATCTGCCGAAACTTTCAGCGGGAAACACTGCCCCTGTAGCCATGGAAGACTTATTGGATAAACATAGCCCGCGCATGATAGACAAGGTGTTCCAAACCCCCTTCAAGGACGCTCCCGAGAAACTCCACAGAGATGTGATAACAAGTAACGTCCTTATAGTTACTTCGCATGGGAAAAGAGAGCCACTGGGGAATACATCCATCACTCTCTACAGCAATCCAAGAAAAAGGCCTCATCCAGTGAAATGCGGTAAGAACATCGCTACATACTTGATAACATTTTGTGCGGTGCTTCTAACCCCTCCTATTCTCGTAATAGGTCATGTATGTGCTAGAGTCTTGCATAAGGCTGAATACTTAGGAAAACATTCTGTCGAGAAGCTTCATCAGACATCGTACGTAATGTTTTACTTCGAAGTCGCAACAATTGAGGGGTGAGAGATGAACGAAAATGGCCTCAACTCCCTAAATATATCTGCAAAACATAGAAATATGATGGGTAAAAAGGTTTACAGGTCTAGGCTGGAGTTCATCCCAGTAAGCAGGCTCGTAGCAGATCCGATGAACCCGAAAAAAGACATAGGCGATGTTTACCCGCTTGTGAAGGACATAAGAAAGCGAGGGTTTCTATCACCCTTAACCGTGAGGCCGCTGCGTGACGGGAAATATGGAGTCATAAGTGGTTTACGCAGATTGGAAGCCGCACGAATAGCCGATTTGCAGGAGGTTCCCTGCCTAGTTGTGGACAATCTTCCAGACGAAGAGGTGGTTAAATGGGCATATGAGGAAGAGAAAACACATATCCTGTTCACCGCCGATGATGTCTATAACGCATTAGAAAAGCTCAAAAACCACTTAGGCTCTTGGAGACAGGCAGCCAAAGCCCTGAACATTCCTTGGTCCACCGCATATTCGTTGATCGAACGCATAGGGGCAAAGAGAACGCTTAAAGAACTGGGTTTAGAAGAAATTGACGCTAGAAATAAACGGGCTAAGAGCTCTGAGGCAACTATGAAAGGTGTGAAAAAGACAACCGCTAAAAAGCTACACCAAGCCCAAAAGCTTCTGCTGAAAATAGTGGAGAAGAGGGGTGAGGAGAACGGCTTAACGGATGGTAAATCGAAGGAATGTGTTAAGAAATTTTTAGAGAACCCTCTTGAAGCCGCTGAACAACTAGAATGGAAACCCAAACGTTTCAAAGCAGATGAAAAGGGCCCATACCTCCATCAACAACTCAAAAGACCCGAAACAATCCTCAGCATACCTAAGTCACCAACTAAAATAGAACTACACCAGCTACCTAATTCTATCGCACCCGCAATGTTCCCAATAGCTAGACTAAACGCACCTTTCGACAACATACGAATACTGCTGTGCCCCAACTGCTTGAACCCCCTCAGGGGACTTGGCCACGGTAGCCCCATAGCATGCCTAGAATGCGGCTTCCCCAACCAAGACAAATGGAAACCAGTCTAAAACAGAGCAATTTGTTGCCCGGTGCAATAGAAGCACACAAGTAAGACACGCTACAACCGCTAAACCAGCCTCCTAGAAGCGCCCCCTAAAAATTAAAACACTCGACTAATAATAGTCAAAAACTTCAGAGAAGTATTGAGGCAAACCGCCCGAACCATATCAGGTTTTGAAGGTAATGCGCTTTCTTGGCGTGGAGAACCAAAGTTTTGGCGAATTAAGAGACATATTTCCGATTTATTCAAAATGACGGCGAATGATGATGTTCCGCCTGTTTATTCGGTTACTCATGACTGTTGATAATATGCATGGGCGTGGCCCATGGGTCGAGCGTTTCATGAGAATTATTGCTTTTTATGCATGGACGATTTGTTTATGTTATGCGACTTTACAGACAGGGACGCGTAATCCTCAGAAGAGTGTCCAAGCAGGAAATCCCCAAGATTGGCGAAAGGCTGCCTGAGTTGACTATACCTAACGAGACAGGCTGCGCCCACTGGCTTTTCGGTAAATACAAAGTCATCTCTGCAAACGGGAATGTTTACTTGCTGGTTTGGAAAAGCAGCGTATTGGAGCATCCTGACCATATGCCGTTGAGGGTGCCGGCTGGAGCATACGTGGTTACACGGTTTAAGAGCTTTGATAGAGAAAAGCTGGTTAGAAGTGGGAGAATGATAGAGAGGTTGACCGTGAGTTGAGCATAATTATTAGAACTAAGTCCGAGTCTTGGTACACTAAGCTTCTAGCCTTCATCGTATCTTTGACGCCTGAGCCGGGGAACCTCAGGCTGAGAGGCGCCGCCGCACTTCTTTCACTTCTTTCATTAGGCATACTCTACTACCTACTCGGCTCCGACCCACTCCTAATTCCTCTCGCATCCCTCTGTCTCATCTTCCCCCTACTTGCAGCACACACGGCCTGTTACCATGTATACGAAATGCTCTACCCCATGAAAGTGCACGACATCATGCCCAACATCAGACCGATGTCACTTATAATGGAGCGCGACCGAATAGCCGGCATCGAGACCTTTGACACAGTGAATTGCCGATGCTGCGGAAAAACCTTTGAAAAATTGAAGGCAACGGAAAAAGATTTCATAAACATACTACGAGACTTCCTGTTCTTAATCATACAGTTTGAAAGGAAAGATATCGTGGACCATAAGGAGAGGCTTGAAAATCTTCTCAGAACCTATGACGTCAGGTTGGTGGAGGAGGAGACACCGCTCCTCCATCAATTCTACACCCTTGAATACGACCGCTCTATGAGGATCATGAAAGCATACAGACCACCAAAAGAGTTTGAAAAGCTTGTCGGCATCAAACAGTCAGCAGTCCAAATTATCGACCAGACCGATAGGGGCGATGAGAACAATCTAATAATCCTCACAGCCTTCAAAATCCAGTACGGATGGGAGACATACACGGTATCAACATGCCTCTTAGGCTTCATGAAGAACGGCCACATATGGCTGAACCAAACTATCCACACGCTGCCACCTAAACTCGACGACCATCTCGCATGGTCCATGGGACTAAACCCCGGAGACGAAATAGTTGAAGCAGACCGAGGAGGAATGATCTGGCGCCCCCGACTAACATGGCGAATCAACCACCAGTCCCATGCCAGTAACGGTGACAAGCAGAGTTGAGGTCACGAAGATGCAGTCAGTAATAGCAACGCTAACTAATGAGGTTACAAGGACCTTGTCCTCAACTATCACCATGAGAACAACGGCCATGGTCACGTCTTCAACTACTAGAATTTTGACAACCACTGCGAAAACCACAACCATAATCACTACCAGAGAAACAACTACCGTGTGAGTTACTACAATGAAAACCACTAGTGTTACCGGTTCAGCGCCTAGCCAAAGATGCGGCCCATCCTACCCAGATGTGTGTATCCCACCTCCCCCACCAGACCTAGACTGCAGCAACATACCCAACAGAAACTTCAGAGTCCCCACCAAATCCTTATAGATTTGACAGAGATGGAGACGGAATCAGATGCGAGACTTTTTTATCGGTCAGGATGAATGGAGTGCCTGGATATCCAAATCGGCTACGTTATGCCGCAGCTATGGGAAAAGAGGCGGCAACACCTTAAGGACACATTTCTCCCCATAACACAGCTAAGGCCGAAGTTGTTGAATAAAAGACGTGAAGACCATGCGGTTATCTATACAAGAATCGCCGAGCCTTGTTTATCAGGTATCTGCCTCTCGCCGGTGGAATAATTCCCGTAACTCCAAAGGAAAGAAGAGATTTTATCCTATGTTTTACCTCCTCTGTCAGGATTCATTTCCATGGTTGAATTTCTGACGCCATCTCCCTTACAACCGCTCTATAGGTCGCATTCACTATATGTTTTTCCCATGGTCGATTTTCTGGGGCGAGTATAGGAGTCCCAGTGCCCTTCCGATGCTTAACCCGAAAATGCTTGCCGCCTGATCTACGATTTTTTCCTTCTTCAACCCGTGCAGCCTATACATAATTTCATCAATGATTCTGCCCAGTTTAAGAGGTTCTCTAAATCATTTATTGATTTCACCTCTATAACAATCTTTGCATCGTGAGAGATGAAATAAGGCGTCTTTTCATTTGGATTTTCTTCTATCTTCATGAATTTTCCCAGTGGTGAGAATTTTTCTACAACACATTTTCGTAGCCTTGAGATATCAAACTATAGCGATAATCGTCATAGTGTTTTTTCTCGTTATTGTCAGTGGAACTGTAGAAAATTTTCTCCAATTCGGAAATTGTTTTGGGATTTTCAAAAAACTTTGACATGTGCCGCACCTACATAATTCTTATATTTGGAACTTATAATCTTTTGGTTTTGCGTTTAAAAATTGCTGCTTTCATTTGAGTTTCTACTAATACCTTTGGGTTAGATTACCTTATGATCCATCTTCCTTCCCCACATTGGCTTTGGGCCTTCACCCAGCGTCTAGTTGTTTCCGGTCATGTTGGTAGGTTCCCTATGGACTGCAATACTTCGTCATCTTCAATTTCGTCGTACTTGAGTATTGATGAGAAGCTTATCATGAGAGGATATCCTCATCCTAGACCTGAAGTTTGTTAGGTGTTATGGTGATGAGGTAGGGGGATGAAAGATGTTACAGAGAGAAGAGCAAGGGTAAGAAGTTAGTGTCGAGGAGGGCCATGGATGAATCGGGCGCTCGGGAGGAGAGGTGCGGCACTGAACCTAAACCTCCGCGGTCTAAGTCGCTTACCATGTGACTATGGCCCTGATCCAGCTCTTCGAGGTTCCTGGGAACTAGGGTCTTCCTGTGGTAGACCAGGTCCGTCATCCTACTCATTAGATCCCGGGATTCCCTCGTCTTTCTGAGTTTTCCCCAATTTTTACGGATAGGTTCCATCAACCCGTGTCCCTTTTAGTGTTTTTGGCCCGGTCCTAACCTCGTTCGCTCACGGATCTCGCCTTCTATCCCTGCACCTCTTTACCCTAAATTCGATAAATGGCTCGTCTGAGGGCCTGCCGGTTGTCATGTGAGGGGACAGGGCTACTTGACCGCGAACGGTGGGGGCTAAAGGTGGGGCTTCGCAGGGCAGATCTGTTTACGGCGCCTAGAAGAACGTGGTCTTAAAAAGCTAATAGCGATGTGGTGATTTAACTAATGTGGCCTCACAAATGATACCCGCCTGGAGACTTTGCGAGTTCAGCGAGGAGATAGAAAAAGGCGTCTTCGATGAGAGCAGGTTCGGTATCGAGTTCTTCCAAGTTCTGGAGGGGGGCGCGAGCCCCATTTACCAGGACGCAGAAAGCTTCCTCGAGAACACCTACCTGACCTCCGAGATGAAGGAGATCATCAAGGGTGTGCTCCGGAGGGTGAGCAGGAACGAGGGGACGCCGGTGTACGTTATTGACACAGAGTTCGGTGGGGGAAAGACCCACACGCTGATCCTGCTTTACCACCTCTTCAGTAATCGGGACCTGGCGAGGGAGTATCTGAGGGAAAACGGGCTGCTTAGTGAGACCGGAGTTCTGGAGGTGCCGGAGGTCAGGGTCGTCGCGATTGACTGCCAACAGGTGAAGAAAAATACTCTGTGGGGTGAGGTGGCAGATGCATTCGGCAGGTACGCGGACTTCGAGGAGTTGGACAGAAACATTCGTCCCGTTACGAACATCGACAAGATCAGATCCATGCTGGACAGGCCGACGTTGCTGCTGATCGACGAGTTGCCGAAGTACCTCTTGGGTGCGTCGGCTACAAGGGTTGGCGAGACGACTTTAGCCGAGCTCACGATCCACTTCGTCCTCCAGCTGATGTCTGCTGTGTCCACCTCGAGGAACTGTGTTATGGTCATCACGCTGACGGCTGAGCAGGCGCTGTATGAGGGGTGGGTTAGGAGGTTCAAGGAGAGGCTAGATGAACACATTGTCACGGACCTGACGGAGAAGTTGACAGAGGGGTTGAGAAAGCACGCGGCCTTTTACGTTCCTGTCAAGGGCGAGGAGGTCTATGAGGTGGTGAGAAAGAGGCTCGTGAGGAAGATTACTGACTGGAACGAGGCCGACAGAGTGATAATGGCCTACGCGGACTACATCGAACAACATAATCTTGAGGAGAGGTTTGGGTATAGGAAGAAGCTGAAGTCGGCGTATCCCTTCCACCCATACCTGATCGACATACTGTACGAGAGAACCTCCACGATAGATCAGTTCCACAAGACGCGTGGAGTCCTCAGGTTCCTAGCGAGGCTCGCTCATGTGGTCAAGAGGGACAGCGTGGATGCGCCGCTGATATCGCCGGGGGAGGTGAACTTGGAGGACGCGTTGATATTGAGTGCTTTGACGAGTGAGCTGAAGAAGGAGAAGCTGATGCCGGTGGCGAAGGCCGATGTGATAGAGAAGGGGAGGAGGCTGGACCTGAAGAGGCAGGTGAA
This DNA window, taken from Thermosphaera sp., encodes the following:
- a CDS encoding ParB/RepB/Spo0J family partition protein; protein product: MNENGLNSLNISAKHRNMMGKKVYRSRLEFIPVSRLVADPMNPKKDIGDVYPLVKDIRKRGFLSPLTVRPLRDGKYGVISGLRRLEAARIADLQEVPCLVVDNLPDEEVVKWAYEEEKTHILFTADDVYNALEKLKNHLGSWRQAAKALNIPWSTAYSLIERIGAKRTLKELGLEEIDARNKRAKSSEATMKGVKKTTAKKLHQAQKLLLKIVEKRGEENGLTDGKSKECVKKFLENPLEAAEQLEWKPKRFKADEKGPYLHQQLKRPETILSIPKSPTKIELHQLPNSIAPAMFPIARLNAPFDNIRILLCPNCLNPLRGLGHGSPIACLECGFPNQDKWKPV